A DNA window from Porphyromonadaceae bacterium W3.11 contains the following coding sequences:
- the rpsU gene encoding 30S ribosomal protein S21 → MIIVEVKQGENIERALKRFKRKFDRTGTMRQLRTRRNYIKPSAVKRRKMEKARYVQQLRQMED, encoded by the coding sequence ATGATTATTGTAGAAGTTAAACAAGGCGAAAACATTGAAAGAGCGCTTAAGAGATTCAAAAGAAAGTTTGATCGTACAGGTACTATGCGTCAGCTACGTACTCGTCGTAATTATATCAAGCCTTCTGCTGTTAAGCGTCGCAAGATGGAAAAAGCTCGCTACGTACAGCAACTTCGTCAGATGGAAGATTAA
- a CDS encoding L-threonylcarbamoyladenylate synthase: MMLKIYPDSRIPETVLKPLAHALDSGEVIIIPTDTRYSICCDAMNGNSVERLAELKGVDAKKSRFSILCATISQVSKYAKLSDEAFKLIKDNTPGPFTFVLPTSSTLPSIYKGRKEVGVRIPDHRLVEELVNYYGRPLTGFSLPLMPGKDEAYLYHPELIQEAWHHHVNYIVDGGLGELGGSAIIDCTKASFEVLREGPEAIQW, encoded by the coding sequence ATGATGCTAAAAATATATCCTGATAGTCGGATCCCAGAGACAGTACTGAAGCCTTTGGCTCATGCTCTGGATTCTGGAGAGGTAATCATTATACCTACAGATACTAGGTACAGTATCTGCTGTGATGCCATGAATGGAAATAGTGTGGAGCGATTGGCGGAACTGAAAGGTGTGGATGCAAAGAAGAGTCGATTTTCAATCCTCTGTGCTACAATCTCTCAAGTCAGCAAGTATGCTAAGTTGTCAGATGAAGCCTTCAAGCTGATAAAGGATAATACGCCAGGCCCCTTTACTTTTGTCTTACCGACGAGCAGTACGTTGCCTAGTATATATAAAGGTCGTAAGGAGGTCGGTGTCCGTATCCCAGATCATAGACTGGTAGAGGAGCTAGTTAATTACTATGGACGGCCCTTGACTGGCTTTTCTCTTCCACTTATGCCTGGCAAAGATGAGGCTTATCTGTATCATCCCGAACTGATCCAGGAGGCGTGGCACCATCATGTCAATTATATAGTGGATGGTGGTCTGGGGGAATTAGGTGGTAGTGCTATCATAGATTGTACTAAAGCATCCTTCGAAGTACTCAGAGAGGGGCCAGAGGCTATCCAGTGGTGA
- a CDS encoding MBL fold metallo-hydrolase has protein sequence MDLSNNNGIGPLFNQVSTDNVLKFISLGSGSSGNSYILSTREDSIILDAGIGIRRVLRHFREMSIDTKKIRAIFITHDHADHTRGAIRLAYKLGVPIYTSHAVARSLLYHRYSSPDLSAYLRIMEVGCEVTIGDLAVTSFEVPHDATHNVGYSIETPHGHFVLSTDIGHITPDIIEAISKANYLIFESNYDDEMLKVGPYPHHLKQRICSGLGHLSNRIAAETIAAHYHKDLRFLALCHISMENNKPELALSTMRDALQSCGVNCDTDIRLHVLNRQEPEEFTLR, from the coding sequence GTGGATTTATCAAACAATAACGGAATAGGCCCTTTATTTAATCAAGTTTCTACTGACAACGTGCTGAAGTTTATCAGCCTAGGCAGTGGCAGTAGTGGCAATAGTTACATCCTTTCAACGAGAGAGGATAGCATAATATTGGATGCTGGTATTGGTATCCGGCGTGTGCTCAGGCATTTTCGAGAAATGTCTATTGACACTAAAAAGATCCGTGCTATTTTTATCACTCATGATCATGCCGATCATACGAGAGGAGCTATACGTCTAGCCTATAAGCTGGGAGTACCCATCTATACATCACACGCTGTTGCACGCTCACTCTTATACCATAGATATAGTTCTCCAGACCTAAGTGCCTATCTTAGGATCATGGAAGTAGGTTGCGAAGTCACAATCGGAGACCTCGCTGTCACTAGCTTTGAAGTCCCCCACGATGCTACTCATAATGTAGGGTACTCGATTGAGACCCCTCATGGACACTTCGTATTGAGTACGGACATAGGCCATATTACCCCTGATATTATTGAGGCCATCTCTAAAGCCAACTATCTAATCTTTGAAAGCAACTATGATGATGAGATGTTAAAGGTTGGCCCTTATCCACACCACCTCAAACAGAGGATATGCAGCGGGTTAGGACACCTGAGTAATCGCATCGCTGCCGAGACTATAGCCGCTCATTACCATAAGGACTTGCGTTTCCTAGCCTTATGCCATATTAGTATGGAAAATAACAAGCCAGAGCTTGCTCTATCCACGATGAGAGATGCACTACAGTCATGTGGCGTTAATTGCGATACAGATATACGCCTCCATGTGCTAAATCGTCAAGAACCAGAAGAATTTACCCTGAGGTAA
- a CDS encoding SAM-dependent methyltransferase → MTSKKKSGRLWLIPITIGSTDPGAYQPSNNLKQLEVIKHFVVENARTARQYIKSVLPKADISQLEIIEIDKHDGYRYPREEVMAILERGEDVGLMSEAGCPAVADPGHLVVRDCHRAGIQVVPLVGPSSILLSLMASGFNGQSFAFHGYLPFDKQERRKKLQELQRRAEQGETQIFIEAPYRNDKLIRELANSLPKSIELCVAIDLTTPSEEIHRHPLSEWVAILDKGKSWHKRPAIFLIGI, encoded by the coding sequence ATGACCTCTAAGAAGAAAAGTGGTAGGCTGTGGCTCATTCCGATCACTATCGGGAGTACCGATCCAGGGGCCTATCAGCCAAGTAACAATCTTAAGCAGCTGGAGGTGATAAAGCATTTTGTCGTGGAGAATGCGAGGACGGCGCGGCAGTATATCAAGAGTGTGCTCCCCAAGGCTGATATTTCACAGTTGGAGATTATTGAGATTGATAAGCATGACGGCTATCGGTACCCTCGGGAGGAGGTGATGGCAATCTTAGAAAGAGGTGAGGATGTCGGACTGATGAGTGAGGCTGGCTGTCCTGCTGTCGCTGATCCAGGTCACTTGGTGGTGAGGGATTGTCATAGAGCTGGTATTCAAGTGGTACCTCTAGTGGGTCCATCATCTATACTACTGTCCTTGATGGCTTCTGGCTTCAATGGACAGAGCTTTGCGTTCCATGGCTATTTGCCTTTTGACAAACAGGAACGACGCAAAAAACTTCAGGAGCTACAGCGAAGAGCAGAGCAGGGTGAGACCCAAATCTTCATTGAGGCTCCATACCGCAACGATAAGTTAATTCGTGAACTGGCGAATTCTTTGCCAAAATCGATTGAGCTGTGTGTGGCTATTGACCTCACGACTCCCAGTGAGGAGATTCATCGGCACCCACTTTCGGAATGGGTAGCTATCTTGGATAAGGGGAAGAGCTGGCATAAGAGGCCTGCTATTTTCCTTATTGGTATTTAA
- a CDS encoding DUF1731 domain-containing protein, translated as MERILMTGAGELLAEHFIALYSERYDIRLLTNNPVAGNEYYWDPMADELDPEALDGVDHILHLAGSSLMPISRDVRERDVLQTYRVSSVALIGRMLMARRQKVKSIITASSYLYYGSEYSPYIFTEHSKAGRDFYARMDQAAEEESYILEVEQLAERSAYPRFGNIFCHYGGILPHIAMGSQYGLAISHGLGRQIIPWVHINDACHTLAYIIEHPEMTGPYNCVAPEWITYREISENCAKLRSNRIFPIHLPTRILRFKYGQYADLFLRSRRMSMNRLLNSGFDFEYPDFISAALNIYDL; from the coding sequence ATGGAAAGAATATTAATGACTGGAGCTGGCGAATTACTCGCTGAGCATTTTATAGCGCTGTACTCGGAGCGATATGATATTAGACTCCTAACAAATAATCCCGTTGCTGGGAATGAATATTATTGGGATCCGATGGCTGATGAACTGGACCCAGAGGCCCTGGATGGAGTGGATCATATTTTACACCTTGCAGGATCATCACTAATGCCAATTAGTCGGGACGTAAGAGAGCGAGACGTGTTGCAGACTTATAGGGTGAGCTCTGTGGCATTGATAGGACGTATGCTGATGGCTCGGAGACAGAAGGTCAAGAGTATCATTACGGCCTCTTCGTACCTTTACTATGGGTCCGAATATTCTCCATATATCTTTACGGAACACAGTAAGGCTGGTCGTGACTTCTATGCTCGTATGGATCAGGCAGCTGAGGAGGAATCTTATATCCTAGAGGTCGAGCAATTGGCTGAGCGTTCAGCTTATCCACGCTTTGGTAATATTTTCTGCCATTATGGTGGTATCCTTCCTCATATAGCGATGGGTAGTCAGTATGGCTTAGCTATTTCTCATGGTTTGGGCAGACAGATCATCCCATGGGTTCATATTAATGATGCCTGTCATACTTTGGCTTACATTATTGAGCATCCAGAAATGACTGGACCGTATAACTGTGTAGCTCCAGAGTGGATAACCTATAGGGAAATCTCAGAAAACTGTGCTAAGCTCAGGAGTAATAGGATATTCCCTATTCATTTGCCGACCAGAATCTTACGTTTTAAGTACGGTCAGTATGCAGATCTATTCTTAAGGAGTAGGCGAATGTCTATGAATAGGCTTTTGAATAGTGGCTTTGACTTCGAGTACCCTGATTTTATTTCAGCAGCATTGAATATCTATGACCTCTAA
- a CDS encoding TIGR01212 family radical SAM protein (This family includes YhcC from E. coli K-12, an uncharacterized radical SAM protein.): MSEKPYLDFTKYLQLRFPSMKVQKISVNAGFTCPNRDGSKGRGGCTYCNNSSFSPEYTQTIKSVTVQLNEGIKFFSYKYPEMKYLAYFQSYTNTYDDIERLKALYEEALSVPGVVGLIVGTRPDCVTPELLEYFKELSRKTFVYLEYGVESTSEETLKAINRGHTFEESAAMICQTAAAGLPVGAHLIIGLPNEDREDYRAHIQRLSELPLTSLKLHQLQILKGTVMGRDYLKDPTQFNLLTADEYIDILCDLLAICRPTLYIDRFVSQAPSELLIAPRWDIKNYIFTHRVEKRMRELNLIQGCKYKVEG; the protein is encoded by the coding sequence ATGAGCGAGAAACCATATCTAGACTTTACCAAATATCTTCAGTTGCGATTTCCGAGCATGAAGGTTCAGAAGATTTCTGTTAATGCCGGCTTCACTTGTCCTAATCGTGATGGAAGCAAAGGACGGGGTGGTTGCACTTACTGTAATAATAGCTCTTTTAGCCCCGAGTACACACAGACAATCAAGAGTGTAACCGTGCAGCTGAATGAGGGGATTAAGTTCTTTTCCTACAAATATCCAGAGATGAAATATCTGGCTTATTTTCAGTCTTACACGAATACGTATGATGATATAGAGCGGTTAAAAGCATTGTACGAAGAGGCTTTATCCGTGCCAGGTGTCGTTGGGTTAATTGTGGGGACAAGGCCAGACTGCGTTACGCCCGAACTGTTGGAGTACTTTAAGGAGTTAAGTCGAAAGACATTTGTATATCTTGAATACGGTGTTGAAAGTACTAGTGAGGAGACGCTCAAAGCTATAAATCGAGGTCATACCTTTGAGGAGAGTGCCGCTATGATATGCCAGACTGCAGCTGCTGGGTTGCCTGTGGGAGCACATCTAATTATAGGATTGCCGAATGAAGATCGAGAGGATTATAGGGCTCATATACAGCGACTCTCTGAGTTGCCTCTAACATCGCTCAAACTTCATCAGCTACAGATCCTTAAGGGGACAGTGATGGGTAGGGATTATCTCAAGGATCCTACGCAGTTTAACCTGCTTACCGCGGATGAATATATCGATATCCTATGCGATTTATTGGCTATTTGTCGGCCCACTCTATATATAGATAGATTTGTTTCGCAGGCACCTAGTGAGCTCCTAATCGCTCCTAGATGGGATATCAAAAACTACATCTTCACACACAGGGTAGAAAAACGAATGAGAGAGTTGAACCTTATCCAAGGATGCAAGTATAAAGTGGAGGGTTGA
- a CDS encoding type I asparaginase: MTTHLGGKTIMNKSPHVLLIYTGGTIGMIENPTTRGLEAFDFAYIEQQVPEIKQLSFDISINTQIPPCDSSDVGPEFWVKIAEVIENEYHKYDGFVILHGTDTMAYTASALSFMLEGLRKPVLLTGSQLPVGRIRTDGRENLLSSLEIAASQNEHGDPCVQEVCVFFNNQLLRGNRSSKTSADHFLAFESPNYPKLASVGIEIEYDEQLMLPRLPKGTPFKVHTKLDPSVLVVRLFPGISESGLRTIFESPKLKGVVLETYGSGNAPSSRAFLDVIKEAIDRGIVIVNVTQCLKGKVQMNRYETGQSLLKAGVVSGYDMTTEATIVKLMFLLGNCQSVEEVKRGMATSLRGELSL; this comes from the coding sequence ATGACCACACACCTAGGCGGCAAAACTATTATGAATAAGAGCCCTCATGTGCTGCTTATATATACAGGTGGAACCATAGGAATGATTGAGAATCCCACAACTAGGGGACTCGAAGCCTTTGACTTTGCCTATATAGAGCAGCAAGTACCAGAGATTAAGCAACTTAGCTTTGATATCAGTATAAATACACAGATACCTCCATGCGATTCAAGTGATGTAGGACCTGAGTTTTGGGTTAAGATAGCCGAGGTTATCGAAAATGAATATCACAAGTATGATGGATTTGTGATTCTGCATGGAACTGATACCATGGCTTACACTGCGAGTGCCCTGAGTTTTATGCTTGAGGGCCTTAGAAAGCCTGTGCTCCTAACCGGTTCACAATTGCCAGTTGGACGAATACGTACTGATGGACGTGAGAACCTATTATCTTCCTTAGAAATTGCAGCCTCTCAAAATGAGCATGGTGACCCATGCGTGCAAGAGGTTTGCGTGTTCTTTAACAATCAATTACTCAGAGGTAATCGAAGCTCTAAGACCTCGGCAGATCATTTCTTAGCTTTTGAGAGCCCTAATTATCCTAAGCTAGCTTCTGTTGGGATCGAGATCGAATATGATGAGCAGCTGATGCTACCACGATTACCAAAAGGAACACCATTCAAAGTACACACGAAACTTGATCCAAGCGTATTAGTCGTGAGATTATTCCCTGGGATCTCGGAATCGGGACTTAGGACTATTTTTGAGAGTCCTAAACTAAAGGGGGTGGTTCTTGAAACTTATGGAAGTGGCAATGCTCCATCTAGCAGAGCTTTCTTGGATGTCATCAAGGAAGCCATTGATCGCGGGATTGTGATTGTAAATGTCACACAATGCCTGAAGGGGAAAGTACAAATGAACCGTTATGAGACGGGACAAAGTTTACTCAAAGCAGGGGTTGTTAGTGGGTATGATATGACCACAGAAGCGACCATTGTTAAGCTAATGTTCCTATTGGGCAACTGCCAGAGTGTTGAGGAAGTCAAGAGGGGCATGGCAACAAGCTTAAGAGGAGAGCTTTCCCTGTAG